DNA from Clarias gariepinus isolate MV-2021 ecotype Netherlands chromosome 8, CGAR_prim_01v2, whole genome shotgun sequence:
GGTCTATTATAAATTTACGTACAACACTTAGCACATTAAGTACTTGCTTAATGTACTACTTGCCTATGATCAGAATTTTGTCTCCATGCTTGTGTTGTTTGGCCATAATGCAGCTTTAGAAACCAATGACATActtttcctatatatatatatatatatatatatatatatatacactgtatttatactgataaTATACAGTCATTTCATCAATGCCAGATGAGAGacaccagtttaaaaaaaaggcaataacTGTGTAAAGAACATTAGACACTTGATGCTTATTAACTTCTTTTTCCTTAATTATGGCCAGTCTTAGGTACTTGTATTACGACCACACAGAGCTAGAGGTAAGCTTTCTGATTATATAGCAACTCTGTTTCATTGTGTGCAGCAGACATGGGCATCATTTTTTGTCTTCAGTCTTTAATTTGAAGTTCATGTACACAATGTAACCATGGTAGGATAGTATTAATAGCGTataaaacactcactcacttattgtctatattactttatcctgtattcaggatcatggggggggggggggggggccaatgccaggagacttacacagggcagggtacacactagaccaggtgccaatccatcacagaacacatacacatacacacacttcaggcaatttggaaacgccaattagaacccagaccctggaggtgcaaggcgacagtgctagccactacaccaccacaattgtgtgtgtgtgtgttgttgttgttgttgttgttgttttttgtaatatttgtttcAGGGCAATTTTAAAAGTTTGGCCCCTGTACACCAAAGGCCCTTCATTTTCGCAGCttcaaaagtaattggacagTTGACTGCAAATTATGGTGTGTTTTTGGTTATTTTAGGACAAATTAAGAATATTAAAGGTCTGGATTGGATTACAAATGTTACATTTCATCTtgaatacaattttatttgtttaagccTAGCCACTGGATACAGGGCAACCTTATTCCTTCATGGTCCCAAACTCAAAGGAATAAGAAGGTgtccagtgtaaaacctgtttCAAGTTGCATGCAGATCACATGGTCTGTTGACACAATCTGTGATGGGAGCAggcatcactcactcactcaatttgggaacaccagttagcctaatctgcatgtctttggactgtggaaggaaactggagtacccggttTTGTCTCATCTCCTTGTCTCATCAAGGACaagtagaacatgcaaactccatttacACAGAGGCATCTGTGCCACCTGCTTACTATTACTGTccttttgtaattaaaatatacaCTGAAAATACAATTATGGTAAAGATACACTCAAATGTAAAATTCCAATAACACTGGAGCAAAATAGAAAGtataaaaagtacaaaatataGCACAGAAATGGAGTTAGTGTCATGCATGGGCCTGGATGGCTGCCATTGgtcttataataattatatgacTACTGATAGAAATAGCAGGATGAATTCTGACTTGTATAGAGTAATGCTGGTTGCTCAGATTCAGTGGTATGCTGCAAAACTGTTAAGACAGAATTTCACAGTACAGCTGGATAATGGGTCAAATTGAAACTACAAAAGCAGCACAAAGCAAAGAAACTGAATGTTTTTAATGCACCAATAAGCCACCTGACCCCAACCAAATTAAAGCTGCTTTTCACTTCCTTAACCTTCCTAAACTGAAGACAGAAAGGCCCACAAACATGCATTCCAGACTTTAGGAAGTCAATTACATCCTCATCATgccttgctcatcagggacaatcttatcattttgattcataaacatttacatttcatataaacttaaatcattattttaattgtgtaaagctgctttgcgacaatgtcaattgttaaaagtgctatacaaataaaatatacgAAAATTGACCACCGTGCCCCTCAGGAATAGAACAGCCtttcaattaatgttttttCGATTAATTAAGTCTTTCAAGTAGGTTTAAGACTTAGACACAGCCTCGTTGTTTTTCTTGGctgaaaatgtatttgtttagtCAAGTCTTTTGTTGATATGTTTTACTTGTTAAATAAGGGGGTCTGAAAGGTTCACAAgcatagagtgtgtgtgaactatTATGTTTAAAAGTTGTTACCTCCAGTCTCACACAAGcttactcaggtttgttgacagtggctgcattcctttttaattttagcCTTGCTGGAATCCACACTTGTACACAACATACATTTCCTTAACCATTACCAATGGTTTGGGACAAAAAATTGCCAGGGCAGTATTCGTGTCTCCAACAAGAACACTTGATAATATCAACAAGATCAACTTCATGTTAAAAGTATAATGCAATTCCTTGTTATATCACTACACTTTATGACTTACATAGCAAACAGTTATAGAATGGAATTATTTATAATTGCACTTTGTGACAgtcagatgaggatgggttcccttttaatttttgttccactcagtttctttctctttttctggcCACCATTGCCTATGAACTGCTCATTAGGcaaatgttaatatattttaatattgatctatattatatttatggcaatgtttatttttaacagtggTGTAATTCGAATTCTTATGAACTTGAACAATAGAGTTGGGACAGTGGTGTAGGGGTTAGATGgagtcgagggtttgattctcgCCCAGTGTGTCTAAGTTGTGTGTCCTGAGTCCCCTAGAATAGTCTCCAGGCTTCCTATGACCCTGGACAGAATACAGTAATCAGTATAAAGAATGAGTGATAGTAGCCATAGACAGTTAATAGTAGAGAAGAAATTATGAATTACGAGATTACccaccatgaccctgaccaAGGTTAGACAACCACTGGAGATGAACACAATGGATATTAAATGTGTAGTAGTTCATATTATGAGCTATTGCTTTCTCATCCTTTCATAATTTtcctctttctttgtttctctctctctctcacacacacacacacacactttcatgcACACATATTAATCacactgtttcatgtttttcgagaatttttatgcatttatgatTACATTTGGCAGTGGTGTAGTTGGGCCCATACACAAATATACCCATAAACAAGTATAAGCTCTACATAGTTtccatacattttgtacattCCGACAAATCGATTGTCTTTTCATATGACACTCTGACAGGATAATTTGGTAAATTTATCCAATGTATGGAGAACTTTGGAACACTCGATGTACCGTTCAACGCCAGTATGAAGTCAAAGCTGTACTTAGTTTTACCACCAGGTGACGGCAGCACACCTTGACGATTAgctaaatataaactaaacctGGTAACTAAAAAGTCATGTTGGACTCTAATATAGCATCACTCTTAgtttttatgacttttaaattaatgtaGATTATATGATTATGTACTCaaacaacgtttttttttttcaattggaGTCCAACTGGAGTTAAATAACCTTTACTTCTTTGTCGTTAGCTTGagtcatatttatttttctttttgtgttttatggCAAACAAcatgcattaccgccacctactggaatgGAGTGTGGATCTGGAGCCTACCTGCACCTGTAACgagttaaaaatacatttaaaaaacggGAGGGAGCGGTAATAAAGTTAATAATCATAAACaattatacatatacacatgttTTCCTTTAATTACACATAATTGTCTGACTTAATTTGGTTGTCTTAAGGTATTGTATCGATGCATGTTACTTCCGGAATATGCctgtcaaaataaaacacactaatcggttaaaaactgtttaaaagtgTAGAAATACCACTGAGGTGTACGAgtcgtgtttgtgtttgtccggGTTACCTGAGCAGACGCACTTTTTTAGagtttacttaaataaataaataaataaataaataaaaaagaactgaaaacaACATATACACCTTGGTGATACAAATCCCGATAACGGTGAAGAGTGACGCTTTCTGCGCACTTGCGCACTACGTTGTAGATTATACAACTTCTTGCTGATCTCCTAATCTGTTTCCacgttgtactgtatattgaataAGGGTTTTAGTAACAATGTCAGCAGGCGTGCACGTTTTGTTGGCTTTTCTTCTCTGCATTGCTTTGGCGAATACTGACATTTTTGACAATGTGTTGGTGGACATGTCCTACGATCACTATGCCGAGAAGACAGCGGATCAGCTTCCTGCCTTCCTGGCCATGCCATTTAACTGTCTCGTGAACGTAGGTTACATCATCGTTGGTGTTTACTGGCTAAGCCGGAAGATGGATAATCCCCGCGCGGCTTACACGAAGGACGTGTTCGCGTGGATGGCCCTGGCGTACGGACCGGTGCAGTGGACGCGCCTGGCCACCTTGCGCCGCGCTCCGTGCGTCCTGGACCAGTGGTTCACGCTGCCCATATTCGCCTGGGTGCCGGTTTGGTGTCGGGTCATTACGCACGGCTGGTCCACACGTTACGCTCTGGCTGTGGAGCTGTGCTCTGTGGCGAGCTACGCGCTGGCGCTGCTACATGAGCGCGGGTTCGAGGTAGCGCTCGGTGCTCACATCGCTGTGGCGCTGCTGCAAGCCGCCGGGGCTCAGCGCGCCTTCGGGGACTCGGCGTCTCGGCGCTACTTCATCCAAGCCGCGCTCTTCTGTGCGGGATTCGTGCTTTTAAAACTACTAGACCACGAACTGGCCAAATATCGTCTCTTTCAAACTCTCACTGGACACTTTTGGTCCAAAGTGTGTGACATTCTGCAGTTCCACTACAGTTTCTGTTTTCTTACGCACCTTACGCAAATTGCGCACAAACGAAAGTCGTAAATCAGACGTTTTACCCCGACCAGGACAAAGTGGCCAGTAGAAGGAAAAACTGTACATtgaatttgtaattattattttaattatataaagatTCAATATTTTTATCGTAGACATGTTTCAATGTGTTTACTATGAATTGTTGATTACTCATACTATATTGCAGGAAGCAGCTCAAACTGCTATAATGtaagttaaacaaacaaaaaagttgccatttcagaagagtcaaattattttcctgcattaaacaaagaaaacaactaaggatgcTAAATTGTCAAAAGTAtggtccaaaaaaaaatcatactgtaaatgaagattacttaaacacttggtgaaattGCATGGATGAGAAGTCATGGCATTGAatctaaacagctgtgtggctatAACAGAATGCCTTGTTTGTGAGGCTAACCAGAAAAAAGACTCCAGTCCGAAGGGTAACTAGTGAGGTGTGTTAGCCTTAAGCAAATACTTTGGAAGTGCATAGATTGGtctaaaggataaaaaaaaaaaaatacatagcgTAAATTCAAAATGACTAACAAATATTCAATTTTACCGGACACTGATAAACATGAAAGTGGAGAGTGTCCACTAATGACACTTTAAAACACAAAGCCAGGTCAtatttaataacttttaaattgtttggtttttattaaagtaataCAGTGGGCTTAAACACTAACAGGTCAGTGTCTCATTCACAGCAAAGGCTTAAATGGTTCAATAAAGTAAATAACACAAATACTGGGAATTTAACTGAATATGAATACATTATTTCACAGGAACAGATAATGTGTTCTAAACAAatacagacatactgtaaataggaggtatataatttatgtttgcCAGACATAGTGTTAAGggtaacatttataaaatttaaataaataaataaataaagcaataaaaataataataaggggAGTTAGTTGGGTGGAGTTagttatttttctacattaatCCTGCAGTTGTACTGagacaaacacatttatatatgtagAAAAAACATCCATCACATGCAACCATGCATCACAtatcttataataaataaataaataaaacaatgttgttgttttttgccagtatttagttttaaattatATTCAAAGTGCTAATTATACAGTATCTTAGAccaccaacatgtttttttacaatcatttctttttcatatcAAGATTATGTGTCTATTTTGGTCACACTAATCAGAACAGGTTCAGGGAAGACTGACTTTCTGTTGGTCCACAGAAGTGCAAGTACTGCTTCTCGAAAGTCTTGGTTAGTGCAGTAAATAATGGGATTCAAACAACAGTCCAGATACGCCATTATTGATGAAAGTGTTCTCAGCCACTCAGGAGACAGTGTCAGATCCATCCTCCCCAGAAGAATGAGCTTGAATACGTTGAGAACACAACACAAATTTAGGATGTGTtaggaaaatattaaataataatagtttataaatatatatatatataattgtgcaAGGTCAGCTGACAGTTTATATAAACCTCAGTGGAAAAACTGAAAACTGGAATGATATGAATCTCCAGAAGAAGAAATTATGACTGTAAGtgttgtttcaataaatataacACAGCTACCAATTCAGTTAAGTCATTCTACAATGTGATGCATAAACTGCAGAACTTCAAAGTACAGAAATTAATCCTTTTCTTGTCAATGTGAAGGACTACTCACCTCTGACATAGTAAAAGGAGTATAGCAGAGCAAATAAGTTCCCACCAACAGTGGTGTGACGGATGACAAATCTGTTTGCCTACAAATGGAGAAATGGGAGTTTCAGAAAGctgttttctaataaaaaaaagtgtcatcTAACATGACCCACTGATAGAAAGCTTTAAACTACAGTCAGAACTAGAAAGGAATCAGCCCCTGCCTCTCTTCTTCAAACCATTCCTCTTACTcatgttaatgatttttaatcgaaattaattaattgtgcaAGTCAGAAATGTCTACCATCATGCAGTCACAGTATTTGCATTTGGATTGTTTacaataaatatgttaaatgttaaatattacagtaaattgTTTAACTGGTGCATGATTACGGCTAGTACATCTTCTTAATagagacaacataaattataaatcacagtaaaagacatgtacatttattataattacagtGTCTGTATTCATTGATATGATACCTGGCAGAGTTTTTCCCATAGCCAGCCCAAGTCAGTAAGGAGCAGATAACAATGAGCAGCAAATGTGGAAATATTGTGATAGAGAAAGCACAGAGTAGGTAGACCATCATGTCAGAGTAGCTGCTCTCCCAGAACACAGCACACAGCATCTCTGCAGAGTCAAACCTAATGTCCGGGGGTTAAGAAGCAATTTAAACCAAAAGATGAAGAAATAGTTACTTTTCTGAGCTGTGATGAATATTTTTACTAATCATCTCACCTAACCCACTCAAAGATCACCGGCACCATTCCGAAAATGGCGCCCAGCAACCAGGAAGCCAGACATGCCACTGTTAGGGTGACAGACAGCCATCTTCTAGTGGAGGACAATCCCATAAATCGCTGAACACAGAGGAGTGCTGTGATTTCAACGAGACAGAAGGAACAAGGTATGactcaaaattattatttttttatgtggaaCTAGGCAAGTGAcagatatttaatttatttcatatcTTATACATAAGACATAAAACCATGTTATAGGAAAACAACCAAGGCCTGGTTTGGATTGGTGGATTATACTGTATGGgtttatgttttctttaattCACTTTAATGACAGCAAGAAACTGAAATTATAAATCATGTTATTCTGCAACATTAcacatttccatgtaaaacagtttTACTCATAACTACAGGCCATGGGTGAGGGATTGATTCTCACCTAAACTTCCAATGGAAGACGTGATGAAAGTGAACTTGAACAGGCTGACCAATTCACACCATGGTGACACCTGACCTCCGGTCACAACAGCCAGTAAGGAACCGGTCATGATCAGTATGGCACAACACAAGTCAGAGAGTGTAAGACTGACAAATGGGAGCCAGTAAACACACTGAAATTGATCTCTGCGCTGTGGAAGACAAAAAATGAAGACCAAGATATTTCCAAGATGTAGAGATTTACCTTTTGTTCTTATAGTATTATAATGTTGTAGAACCATACAAATGGCTGGTAATAAAGTATGATGCAGAAGGAGCATAGGCTACTGGTAACATTAACACAGACATGGCTGTAACATGGCtacctttaaaaatatgttacactgaacaaaaatataaatgcaacaatgaaccatttaaaattacttaaaataaacTAATCAATGGAAATCAGACAActaaaatgagttttttttctctttttaattaatctttaaaaatgcCACTCTTGGTTAAAGATTCCCCCCAAAGCATGGTGGCAATCAAAAAATCTCACTTTAGTATCTTGTGTAATTAAAATATGCCTCTAGTTGAGTAACCACTGTTGATCTTATTTAGttgttcagtttgattgtaaCCTGTGGAATGTcatctcattcattcattataaaGTTGATCAGTGGGTGACATTTTTGGTTATGTATGCCACAAAAGAACTCAAACATTTTGAAATGCTAGTAAGTGTACACAGATCCTCGAAACATGGGGTCATGTTTTGTCATGCTGAAAAGGTGAGGTGATGGTGGTAACTTAACGAGCCCCAGGATTTCATTGTGGCATTGAAACTTTCACTGATATAAAGAAGACATGCCTGCTCATTCTGCATTAAGAACAATGCCTGGATAACACACTGAACATGCAAATAATTTTCCCTAAGATCAATTTTGACAATGCGGAAAGTCAGTAGCCCATAAGAACCCCTGGTGACTCCCTAAGTGTCACACACCCTTGTTCCTTATTCAGCTTTATCATTGATATCTAATGAACATCTGGTGCAGTCATGTGACAATTAGTGAATTTATGTACCCAtgacatcattttttaaatgttggtgAGCCTGGGTAGCACAAGTGACAGCACtagttagtttttaaaaaagcttgttTTTGTTACTGAAAGTAAGTTTCAGCATATTTAACAATTCTAATGATTAAGTACATCATAAATGTTATACGAAATCTGTTCTGATTGCATTTGCCTGAACAAATTCTATAAAACAAATTGAGAAAATATTGATGTAAGATATGTCACATAGGgctttttccccttaaattgtCAGGGAAAAATGCTTTGTGATGTGATGTCTTTGTTCCGTGTGGTTTGTTTGGTCTGTGTTATATCCCCCGTAAGCTCCCTTAAAGAAGAAATCAGCCTGTGCTCTTATGGGTTAATTGTCCAAACTGACTGACCAACAGTCAGTGCATAACTATAGcttgactttttttgttcagtataacaTTTTTTACTGGCTACATAtatgtgggggaaaaaatggtACCTTAAAAgcagttggtaaaaaaaaattcaaacacaaCAGGAAAAACACAAAGAAGCTGAATACTCTGGCAAGTCACTATAATACACATTAATGAGTCTTTTCAGCAAtggcttcttttaaaaaatcattcttAAAGTAAAAAAGGATTACTTCAATAAATTCATTATTGTTCTCACCAACATTTTAACAATCAGGACTAGACTATTTCCCAGAATTCCCATCACCGTCTCAATGCTAAGAACAACCACAATCACAGACTTCTCCACCATGGACCAATTCCACTTCAAATCTGTTGTGTTAGCTGTAATATTCACTAGAAAAGAGAACaccaaatgacaaaaaaaaatggttgttacataaaatgtttgtgtggtacaaccattaaataaataaattaaaaaacaaataaataaaaattaacagaaAGTTTAAGAGTTTCTTATCACATTCAGATTTGAGAATATAAAcgataaattaatattttggttTTCTTTACTATTATCATATAAACATTATTggactttttttgttaaacatgtaaacatttaaaacctGGTTATATACAttacaaagacactttaaaaaCAAGATTAGTATACAACTAAAATATCACCAaagtaaatatacacaataattcaATACACAATACACATAAAAACTATACAGAGAAgctagtttattttaaaatgtaacttatATAACAGACTTAATCACATTAGAAAGCATAATGATCTGCTACAATACAATACTTATTAGTACCTATATTCTATaatctaaaaatgtttaatacttATTTACTCACTTTCTTAGTAAAGATGCAGTCTCCCAATCCAGTGTCCAACAATCAGcaacaacaaacacataaaAGGGGAATTGCGTAAACTCATTTACGCAAGTTGGACGAACCCCGCCCCTTTCTTTAATTAAACTTATCCTGCTTCGTTAGGCATAAGCTGTAAACTCCTTATTCTGCTTTTTCTGGTTCATTTCatgacaaacacaaatatatttctGTCTTACTATCCTTGTGGGGACCCATCAGTACCATAATTATTAAAGCAGCTAATTAATGCTTTCATGACACCTAAATTGCAGCCTAAACCTTAAGCTAAAAGGAAACTCACAATCTCCCctattctttctctttctttcacaaTTAATTTCAGAAATTTCACtctaacaataaaaactactaGGAGGCTTAGGCACATGAAAAGATGTCTtcaaaaataatgcaaatacattataataaaatatatatacactcaacaaaaatataaacgcaacacctttgtttctgctccgatttttcatgagatggacttaaagatctaaaattcattccagatacacaatattaccatttctctcagacattgttcacaaatcaaacaaaaaatgtttgagagaaatggtaatattgtgtatctggaatgaattttagatccttaagtccatctcatggaaaatcggagcagaaaaaaaggtgttgcgtttatatttttgttgagtgtatattaatgttataaataaaatgcatagtCATTATTTGTccttgatttaaaaatattatctgTCTCAGGTACACTTTCTCTTACACATaggttatatatatttaaattggcTGGTAAGTGCTGCTAAGTATCTTGGAAAATCTACTGAGTTGTTCTGGATATTTTAACTGTAACTCGTttcttacattattatttatttttctttttgcataacAAACCcagctgtttttattatattattggtCTGAATAGTGGTTTATGTAATTGGATGCTTTGGTTACTGACAATTTTCTTTAACATTTCATAATCCGTCATGGCCATTTGGGGTCTCTGCATGAAAAGTTTGCCAAGTTTGGACCTACAGAATGATTTAGGAGGTGCTTTATGGTAGTAGTTCTCAAAGTTGCAAAGCATAGACAATGGGCCCTTCTTCTCTGTATATTGCAtattctgtatgtatgtatggccgtacggtggcgtagtgtttatcactgttgccttgtacctccagggtcctggtttAGTTCCCTCAGGTCAGTTTGCATGTTATTCTCTTGCTTGAATGTTGCCCGGAGATTCTACCGCAGTcgtaaaaataggaataaatactaTGGTCACCACAAACACCCATGGTCCCTTATTGCACTACAGATGTTCCTAGTTTACACAATATAGCTAGTGAAGCAAATGAAAGTCCAATAAagcttaaattatttaaaaattaagtgtCATATAAGACGACACGATTCATTTGTGGTCACCATAACAACACAACCTATAAAACTGAcggaagaaacaaaaaaagtgggGGAGACTTGAATTTAGTCACGTGGCCAGACGCACTTCCGGTGTATTGAATGTCCGTTGGTTAAGTCGTCCGCTGTTCTGGTTTAGAAGGCCAAATAGCGACAAGCCGGTGAGTGGTACCTAAATTAAGATGTACAGCCTGGTCTTTGTAAGATTTTAGTGTGcgtttcttttaaattttgtgGAGACGACTTATTTTGCACGGTGTGATCCAGACAAA
Protein-coding regions in this window:
- the tmem187 gene encoding transmembrane protein 187; translated protein: MSAGVHVLLAFLLCIALANTDIFDNVLVDMSYDHYAEKTADQLPAFLAMPFNCLVNVGYIIVGVYWLSRKMDNPRAAYTKDVFAWMALAYGPVQWTRLATLRRAPCVLDQWFTLPIFAWVPVWCRVITHGWSTRYALAVELCSVASYALALLHERGFEVALGAHIAVALLQAAGAQRAFGDSASRRYFIQAALFCAGFVLLKLLDHELAKYRLFQTLTGHFWSKVCDILQFHYSFCFLTHLTQIAHKRKS
- the si:dkey-9i23.8 gene encoding beta-1 adrenergic receptor — encoded protein: MNITANTTDLKWNWSMVEKSVIVVVLSIETVMGILGNSLVLIVKMLRRDQFQCVYWLPFVSLTLSDLCCAILIMTGSLLAVVTGGQVSPWCELVSLFKFTFITSSIGSLALLCVQRFMGLSSTRRWLSVTLTVACLASWLLGAIFGMVPVIFEWVRFDSAEMLCAVFWESSYSDMMVYLLCAFSITIFPHLLLIVICSLLTWAGYGKNSARQTDLSSVTPLLVGTYLLCYTPFTMSELILLGRMDLTLSPEWLRTLSSIMAYLDCCLNPIIYCTNQDFREAVLALLWTNRKSVFPEPVLISVTKIDT